From the genome of Populus alba chromosome 10, ASM523922v2, whole genome shotgun sequence, one region includes:
- the LOC118044686 gene encoding peroxidase 6 — protein sequence MASPGHNLLILLLFFMSFPCSKSRLSVDYYNKTCPQFASIMEQIVSDKQIASPTTAAGVLRLFFHDCMVEGCDGSLLITSTSFNKAERDTDIDQSIPGDAYDLVTRAKTALELQCPGIVSCADILATAARNLVTMVGGPYYHVRLGRKDGLVSNASLVEGNIAQPTMPLSDIISLFYSKGFSVQEMVALVGAHTIGFSHCKEFSHRLFNFSKASETDPSYYPKYAEGLRKLCANYTKDPTMSAYNDVMTPGKFDNMYYKNLQRGLGLLSTDQALSVDRRTKPFVDLYAANETAFFEAFAHGMEKVSIYKIKTGKKGEVRHRCDQFNDAKID from the coding sequence ATGGCATCTCCTGGCCATAATCTCCTCATATTACTTCTTTTCTTCATGTCCTTTCCATGTTCAAAGTCCAGACTCTCCGTCGACTACTACAACAAAACATGCCCACAATTCGCTTCTATCATGGAACAGATCGTCTCAGACAAGCAAATTGCTAGCCCCACCACTGCTGCCGGCGTTCTTCGCCTCTTCTTCCACGACTGCATGGTGGAAGGCTGTGATGGCTCCTTGCTCATCACCTCCACATCCTTCAACAAAGCTGAACGGGATACTGACATCGACCAGTCCATCCCTGGAGATGCCTATGACCTTGTCACTCGTGCGAAGACTGCCCTCGAGCTCCAGTGCCCCGGCATTGTCTCTTGTGCTGACATTCTAGCCACCGCTGCACGCAACCTTGTCACAATGGTGGGAGGTCCTTACTACCATGTGCGTCTAGGACGCAAAGATGGCCTGGTATCCAACGCCTCTCTTGTCGAAGGCAATATTGCTCAACCAACAATGCCATTGTCAGATATCATCTCCCTTTTTTATTCCAAAGGGTTTTCAGTGCAAGAAATGGTGGCTTTGGTCGGTGCTCATACGATAGGGTTTTCCCATTGCAAAGAATTTAGTCACAGGCTTTTTAACTTCAGCAAGGCTTCAGAGACTGACCCTTCATACTACCCCAAATATGCAGAAGGGCTAAGGAAATTGTGCGCAAATTACACGAAGGACCCAACTATGAGTGCTTATAATGACGTGATGACACCAGGGAAATTCGACAATATGTACTATAAAAATCTGCAGAGGGGGTTAGGGTTGCTGTCAACAGATCAAGCCCTTTCTGTTGATAGGAGGACCAAGCCCTTCGTAGACTTGTATGCTGCAAATGAGACCGCATTCTTTGAAGCTTTTGCACATGGAATGGAGAAAGTAAGCATTTATAAGATCAAGACAGGGAAGAAGGGAGAGGTGAGGCACAGGTGCGACCAGTTCAACGATGCCAAGATTGATTAG